In Leptodesmis sichuanensis A121, the following are encoded in one genomic region:
- a CDS encoding TIR domain-containing protein, whose protein sequence is MAETNYRQAFKAAIARIYHPTGAIVGAGFLISDRYLLTCAHVVTAALGIPTETVEPPAVSLELDFPLIAPGQKVKARVVFWQPVNSTQAGEDIAGLLLEADPPMDSQPVRLMAAEEMWNHPFQIFGFPSKRDEGIWASGVIRDRLANGWVQIEDIKAQGQAIQPGFSGSPIWDEVVEGVVGMAVAADKKREETKTAFMIPTAILQQVWPELGQSVQQSIPPQQDMDSQAMKDFFISYNRADKQYAEWIAWTLKEAGYSVVIQAWDFRPGGNFVLEMQRAAAESQKTIAVLSESYLKASYTQPEWAAAFANDPQSLERKLIPVRVKECKPEGMLRPIVYIDLVGLSEADAKQTLLEGLKPSGEPVQKPMFPEAKIPEQTPVSDQSVAEPKAFPSALSRVQQIKEKSLQKRLDKLTTDYEELAKQRDYTTNVVARNNLELQLEAIALDLDKVAAELDALGA, encoded by the coding sequence ATGGCAGAAACAAACTATCGACAGGCGTTTAAGGCGGCGATCGCTCGCATTTATCATCCTACCGGGGCGATCGTGGGGGCTGGGTTCCTGATTTCCGATCGCTATCTGTTGACCTGTGCCCACGTAGTCACGGCAGCGTTAGGGATACCCACTGAGACGGTTGAACCGCCAGCAGTTTCCCTGGAGTTGGACTTTCCTCTGATTGCTCCAGGACAGAAAGTGAAAGCCAGGGTGGTCTTCTGGCAACCTGTGAATTCGACTCAAGCTGGAGAAGACATTGCGGGGTTGCTTTTGGAAGCAGATCCCCCGATGGATAGCCAACCTGTGCGGTTGATGGCAGCCGAGGAAATGTGGAATCACCCATTTCAGATTTTCGGGTTCCCCAGCAAGCGCGATGAGGGAATTTGGGCATCGGGGGTGATTCGCGATCGGCTTGCCAATGGTTGGGTGCAGATTGAGGACATCAAAGCTCAGGGACAGGCCATTCAACCCGGATTCAGCGGCTCACCCATCTGGGATGAGGTGGTGGAAGGGGTGGTGGGGATGGCAGTGGCCGCCGATAAAAAGCGGGAGGAAACGAAAACAGCTTTTATGATTCCCACGGCAATTTTGCAACAGGTTTGGCCGGAGTTAGGGCAATCAGTTCAGCAATCGATACCTCCTCAGCAGGATATGGACAGTCAAGCTATGAAGGACTTTTTCATCAGCTACAACCGCGCCGATAAGCAGTATGCAGAGTGGATTGCCTGGACACTAAAAGAGGCTGGGTATTCGGTCGTGATTCAGGCTTGGGATTTTCGTCCGGGGGGAAATTTTGTCCTGGAGATGCAACGAGCGGCGGCAGAAAGTCAGAAGACGATCGCGGTCTTATCCGAGTCCTATCTGAAGGCATCCTATACTCAACCCGAATGGGCGGCAGCATTTGCCAATGATCCGCAATCGCTAGAACGCAAGTTGATTCCAGTCAGAGTGAAGGAATGCAAACCGGAGGGGATGTTACGCCCAATTGTATATATCGATTTGGTAGGGTTATCGGAAGCCGATGCGAAGCAAACCTTGTTGGAAGGGCTGAAACCGAGTGGGGAACCAGTGCAAAAGCCAATGTTTCCAGAGGCGAAAATTCCTGAGCAGACACCTGTAAGTGACCAAAGCGTAGCAGAGCCTAAAGCATTCCCCAGTGCTCTGAGTCGGGTGCAGCAGATTAAAGAAAAGAGTTTGCAAAAACGACTAGACAAGCTAACAACAGATTATGAAGAGTTGGCCAAACAACGAGATTACACAACGAATGTGGTTGCACGCAACAACCTGGAACTGCAACTTGAAGCGATCGCTCTCGACCTGGATAAAGTAGCTGCGGAGCTTGATGCATTGGGGGCATAG
- a CDS encoding VMAP-C domain-containing protein: protein MDERYNIKLKRIELKTLENRFKKLEKDYEDLSNQRDRTTNAAEVNNLELQLNNILEDLQKVGIQRDQLQGEIQKLEAEELNHAIPEPLQKLVSLLLPIESEIIAKTYRLSLSQGRSRLVPTSLEALVRQLAELPGAPNEPEPLLRFVSLLLQEPTLAVEQRASLKTWAKTQGLDVQGEEPTLAKATEVCLMIKVLPRALNDPSLGYVVDAAIAQDPDPWNCDVEPLTTPLSIEVSPDPKCAPGYCQDDLPRVLDALIATCGKHHIPLTELVIQWFLPNELMSLPVEHWQFQSGKHQKEYCGRRCKAVIIRSSDRHFLPHYQVASGDWQKYWTRLLNCQGSKCSEVLVQLNPITGKTQVNWKNARIVGCKFVEHPNPQQQERLWDELLGQGVPVALWTRQAGAQSKKKSLSACTIANLSEALATHRQKALSHGSEADRLRAASLCLLFDNPFRPFPTLDYESA, encoded by the coding sequence GTGGACGAACGGTACAATATTAAACTGAAGAGGATTGAATTAAAAACATTAGAGAATCGCTTTAAAAAGTTAGAAAAGGATTATGAGGATCTTTCTAATCAGCGCGATCGCACGACTAACGCCGCAGAAGTTAATAATTTAGAACTGCAATTAAACAATATTCTTGAAGACCTTCAGAAAGTAGGCATACAGCGTGATCAACTTCAAGGTGAAATTCAAAAGTTAGAGGCAGAGGAACTCAATCATGCAATCCCTGAGCCTTTACAAAAGTTAGTTAGTCTGCTGCTGCCGATAGAGAGTGAAATCATCGCTAAGACTTATCGATTAAGCCTATCTCAAGGTCGCTCTCGCCTTGTACCTACTTCTTTAGAAGCTTTGGTTCGGCAACTGGCAGAACTTCCAGGGGCACCGAATGAACCAGAACCCTTGTTACGGTTTGTTAGCCTCTTGCTTCAGGAACCCACCTTAGCGGTCGAACAACGAGCATCGCTTAAAACTTGGGCCAAAACACAAGGATTGGATGTCCAGGGTGAAGAACCAACACTCGCAAAAGCAACAGAAGTTTGTTTGATGATTAAGGTGCTGCCTCGCGCACTCAATGATCCATCTTTGGGCTATGTCGTCGATGCCGCGATCGCCCAAGATCCAGATCCCTGGAATTGCGATGTTGAACCGCTTACTACACCTCTCTCAATAGAGGTATCCCCCGATCCAAAATGCGCTCCTGGTTATTGCCAAGATGACCTCCCCCGTGTGCTGGATGCATTAATCGCAACGTGCGGAAAGCATCATATTCCCTTAACTGAGCTTGTGATTCAGTGGTTTTTGCCCAATGAATTAATGAGTTTGCCGGTTGAACACTGGCAGTTTCAGAGTGGTAAACACCAGAAAGAGTACTGTGGCAGGCGGTGTAAGGCAGTGATTATTCGCTCATCCGATCGCCATTTCCTGCCTCACTACCAGGTAGCATCCGGGGATTGGCAGAAGTATTGGACTCGCCTGCTTAACTGCCAAGGGTCAAAATGTTCGGAAGTACTGGTTCAATTAAATCCAATCACAGGCAAAACACAAGTTAACTGGAAAAATGCCAGGATAGTGGGTTGCAAGTTTGTGGAGCATCCCAATCCGCAACAACAAGAAAGGCTATGGGATGAGTTACTGGGTCAAGGAGTACCAGTCGCTCTATGGACACGTCAGGCTGGAGCGCAGAGTAAGAAGAAATCCCTGTCAGCTTGTACGATCGCCAACCTGTCCGAAGCCCTGGCAACCCATCGACAAAAGGCTTTATCCCATGGCTCCGAGGCTGATAGGCTAAGAGCGGCATCCCTCTGTTTGCTGTTCGACAATCCATTTCGCCCCTTTCCCACCCTTGACTATGAGAGTGCTTAG
- a CDS encoding M20/M25/M40 family metallo-hydrolase, translating to MALTELKQRLHSHLIEIVRERDPYLATEGHFYVQQYIRRQLEQWGTVESCEFKIQARTHVNLLLKLPAQTGLSTQPPIILGAHYDAVPGTPGADDNATGVAALLELARSLAQQPARYPIQLIAFDLEEYGMLGSQDYAQALFQAQQPVRLMLSLEMLGYCSQEPNSQRYPSPLLKAIYPNQGNFIGLIGNLPTLPDLLHLSHHIRRAGVPSRWLPAGMKGQILQATRLSDHSPFWDRGYRAIMVTDTAFMRNPHYHKASDRIETLDLDFLTGTCLGLIRGLQTLK from the coding sequence ATGGCATTGACGGAGCTAAAACAGCGATTACACAGCCATCTAATAGAAATTGTTCGGGAGCGGGATCCATACCTGGCTACGGAAGGTCATTTTTATGTGCAGCAATATATCCGCCGCCAACTGGAGCAGTGGGGCACGGTGGAAAGCTGTGAATTCAAAATTCAGGCCCGAACTCACGTTAATTTGCTCCTGAAGTTGCCTGCCCAAACGGGGCTTTCTACCCAGCCACCCATTATCCTGGGTGCCCACTATGATGCGGTTCCGGGTACACCAGGGGCCGATGATAATGCCACAGGGGTAGCGGCTTTACTAGAACTGGCCCGATCGCTTGCCCAACAACCCGCCCGTTATCCCATCCAACTGATTGCCTTTGACCTGGAAGAATACGGGATGCTAGGCAGCCAGGACTATGCACAAGCCCTGTTTCAGGCCCAGCAACCCGTTCGACTCATGCTGTCTCTGGAAATGCTGGGCTACTGCAGCCAGGAACCCAATTCCCAGCGCTATCCCTCACCGTTGTTGAAGGCCATTTATCCCAATCAGGGAAATTTCATTGGGTTAATTGGCAACCTGCCCACGCTGCCCGACCTGCTCCATCTCAGCCATCATATTCGGAGGGCCGGAGTTCCCAGTCGGTGGCTCCCAGCAGGTATGAAAGGCCAGATTTTGCAAGCCACTCGTTTGAGTGATCACTCCCCCTTCTGGGATCGCGGCTATCGAGCCATCATGGTTACAGACACGGCTTTTATGCGAAATCCTCATTACCACAAAGCCAGCGATCGCATTGAAACCCTGGATTTAGACTTCCTTACAGGCACCTGCCTTGGCCTCATCCGGGGACTGCAAACGTTGAAATAG
- a CDS encoding AAA family ATPase, producing MSTSDLPRWKIYRGDGQQQKDLKLPPPPSWREFKDDPKGAIEQQQRKGETFKPPDVAIEMVNAALALRRPLLITGNPGTGKSSLAYAVARELGLGSVLKWAITTRTTLKDGLYSYDAIARLQDAQVSGKDNRQETGNYITLGPLGTAFLPDDLPRVLLIDEIDKSEIDLPNDLLNLFEDGEFSIPELQRLELAEAEVRTIDRIEGKQRKVKVYDGVVRCRAFPLVIMTSNGERDFPPPFLRRCLRLRMPNPSPQELQEIVEKHLGKQAAQQSTALINWFCQQIEAGGILATDQLLNAIHLRTQETTSPGQKKKTQTSSDESLTLTLSDLERRLLKDLSTPEDV from the coding sequence ATGTCAACCTCTGATCTACCCCGTTGGAAAATCTACCGAGGAGATGGACAGCAGCAAAAGGATCTCAAGTTGCCACCCCCGCCCAGTTGGCGTGAGTTTAAGGATGATCCAAAGGGGGCGATCGAGCAGCAGCAGCGTAAGGGAGAAACGTTTAAGCCTCCCGACGTGGCGATCGAAATGGTGAACGCCGCCTTAGCCCTCCGACGACCGTTACTGATTACGGGAAATCCAGGCACAGGAAAATCCTCTCTGGCCTATGCGGTGGCCCGCGAATTGGGATTGGGATCGGTCTTGAAATGGGCCATTACAACTCGCACGACTCTCAAGGATGGGCTGTATAGCTACGATGCGATCGCCCGCCTTCAGGATGCTCAAGTCAGTGGCAAAGATAATCGCCAGGAAACGGGTAACTACATCACGTTAGGACCATTGGGCACCGCCTTTCTCCCGGATGATCTGCCTAGAGTCTTACTGATTGATGAAATCGATAAGAGTGAAATTGATCTGCCCAATGACCTGCTGAATCTGTTCGAGGATGGCGAATTTTCCATTCCCGAATTGCAGCGGCTGGAACTGGCTGAAGCAGAAGTTCGCACGATTGACCGAATAGAAGGCAAACAGCGCAAGGTCAAAGTTTATGATGGTGTGGTTCGCTGTCGTGCCTTTCCCCTAGTGATTATGACCAGCAACGGAGAACGGGATTTCCCACCGCCTTTTTTACGCCGTTGCTTGCGGTTGAGAATGCCCAATCCCAGCCCCCAAGAACTCCAAGAGATTGTGGAAAAACATTTGGGGAAACAAGCCGCCCAACAATCTACAGCCTTGATTAACTGGTTTTGTCAACAGATTGAAGCTGGGGGAATACTGGCAACGGATCAATTACTCAATGCAATCCATCTGCGAACTCAGGAAACGACCAGTCCGGGACAAAAGAAAAAGACTCAGACCAGTTCTGACGAATCACTCACCCTGACACTAAGCGATTTGGAAAGGCGATTATTGAAAGATTTGAGTACTCCAGAGGATGTATGA
- a CDS encoding CU044_2847 family protein, whose protein sequence is MDKEIAQFSLEDGTKFLVEVDEPEGAAVERVAAEVNTEKMVLQAKQTFEQALETVKPVASTLITRLRQGLTTPADEVEVKFGLKLTAEAGAIFTSISGDVNFEITLKWKEE, encoded by the coding sequence ATGGATAAGGAAATTGCTCAGTTCTCCCTCGAAGATGGCACGAAGTTTCTGGTGGAAGTGGATGAGCCAGAGGGAGCAGCCGTGGAGCGGGTGGCGGCTGAAGTCAATACCGAAAAGATGGTGCTGCAGGCCAAGCAGACGTTTGAACAGGCGCTAGAAACGGTCAAGCCCGTAGCTTCTACGTTAATTACTCGCTTGCGGCAGGGGTTAACGACTCCAGCGGATGAGGTGGAGGTGAAATTTGGGCTGAAGCTGACGGCTGAGGCAGGCGCGATTTTTACCTCGATCAGTGGGGATGTCAATTTTGAAATCACGCTGAAGTGGAAAGAGGAGTAA
- a CDS encoding SAV_2336 N-terminal domain-related protein — protein MTLPSEPSYPIADLKALLSQRVGLDLSPIELAEILWLALQRGEVITDEFEAQGAPKTPSPEDKQRQERLPVTSQPSSAKSAAVVAEPPQPTGSTQRETEMEQPIGPALPVNIPESVALRNRQAIARSLRPLMRRVKSKQRQTLDEEATVLQSAETKTWYLVMQPETERWLELAIVIEVTNLLDVWRDTIAEFQQLMERHGAFRNVRTWQLKPNAEGKPQLFLQTSRGLQGSPRSPRELLDASGRRQILLLSDCTSRAWRTGKIPKLLELWSRKNPVAIVQLLPEHYWDRSALKASYPVALRSRRPGALSRDWAIEGLSLQRRQQLPEGLKLPVVTIQPELLGQWAGARSEQ, from the coding sequence ATGACGTTACCCTCCGAACCGTCATATCCGATCGCCGATCTGAAGGCACTATTAAGCCAGCGGGTCGGACTTGACCTTAGCCCGATCGAGTTGGCAGAGATTTTGTGGCTGGCATTGCAGCGGGGAGAGGTTATTACAGATGAGTTCGAGGCTCAAGGAGCACCAAAAACCCCTTCACCCGAAGACAAACAAAGACAGGAGCGACTCCCAGTAACTTCTCAGCCATCCTCAGCTAAATCCGCAGCAGTTGTAGCGGAACCACCTCAGCCGACTGGATCTACTCAGAGGGAAACTGAAATGGAGCAGCCAATAGGCCCAGCCCTTCCTGTGAATATCCCAGAATCAGTCGCATTGCGAAATCGGCAAGCCATTGCCCGATCGCTGCGTCCCTTGATGCGAAGAGTGAAATCGAAACAACGACAGACGCTTGACGAGGAGGCAACCGTCCTCCAAAGTGCAGAAACGAAAACCTGGTATCTGGTGATGCAGCCAGAGACTGAGCGCTGGCTGGAGTTAGCAATTGTAATTGAAGTAACCAATCTTCTGGATGTGTGGCGAGACACGATCGCCGAATTTCAACAATTAATGGAACGACATGGCGCATTCCGCAATGTGCGAACCTGGCAACTCAAACCCAACGCTGAGGGAAAACCCCAGTTATTTTTACAAACGTCAAGAGGGTTGCAAGGCAGCCCCCGTAGTCCAAGGGAGTTGCTGGATGCGAGTGGACGACGACAGATTTTGCTGCTGAGTGATTGCACCTCCAGAGCATGGCGAACGGGTAAGATTCCCAAATTGCTGGAGTTGTGGTCGCGGAAAAATCCAGTCGCGATCGTCCAGCTTCTTCCAGAACACTATTGGGATCGCAGCGCCTTAAAAGCCAGTTATCCGGTTGCTTTGAGATCTCGCCGACCCGGAGCGCTGAGTCGAGATTGGGCCATTGAGGGACTTTCACTCCAGCGACGACAACAATTGCCAGAGGGATTAAAGCTACCAGTTGTGACGATACAGCCCGAATTGTTGGGTCAATGGGCCGGGGCTCGCAGCGAGCAATGA